The genome window ACGGCCTCGTGGATCCTATTTTTGGACGCCGACGAATTTGTACCTCAACCGTTGGCTGAAGAAATTGGGCGCTGCCTTGCCAGCCAACCAGCCTACGACGGCTATTTTGTGCGGCGACGCTTTTTCTGGATGGGGCGATGGATCCGGCGAGGCTATTACCGCACCTGGCTGCTGCGGCTATTTCGGCGCGAACGGGGCCGATGCGAGCAGCGCGGGGTCAACGAGCACATCGTGGTGGACGGGCGGGTCGGCTACCTGCGGGCCGCCCTGATCCATGAAAACCACAACGGCCTGGAGCGCTGGATCCAAAAGCACTTGCGCTATGCCGGCCTGGAGGCGGCCGAAATGGCGGCGGGCCACTTCGACCTGGGCCTAGCCGGACAGGCCGCAACCAAGCGCTGGTTGGCCCGGTACGTATGGCGGTGGATGCCGGTGGGATGGCGGGCGGTGTTCTATTTTGCCTGGCGTTACCTACTTTTAGGCGGATTTTTAGACGGTCGGCAGGGGCTGTCCTACCATCTACTGCAGGCGCTGTGGTTTCGGCTCGTAATTGACCTCAAGTACCTCGAACTGCGCAGCGCCGCCACCACCACGGTGGCTGCCTCCGATGGCGTGGCCGATCGACTCCCCCCGTCGGAGGCGGCCGGACCGGCGGCCGTGGAGGTTTCGAATTAACAAGAACATCCACAGCGGCCAAGGTGCGGCTCCT of Candidatus Binataceae bacterium contains these proteins:
- a CDS encoding glycosyltransferase family 2 protein, translating into MRTDVSVIILTFNEERNLGHALTSVCGWARQVLVLDSFSTDRTLEVAARFDCQCFQHRFTGYAEQRNYALQMLPITASWILFLDADEFVPQPLAEEIGRCLASQPAYDGYFVRRRFFWMGRWIRRGYYRTWLLRLFRRERGRCEQRGVNEHIVVDGRVGYLRAALIHENHNGLERWIQKHLRYAGLEAAEMAAGHFDLGLAGQAATKRWLARYVWRWMPVGWRAVFYFAWRYLLLGGFLDGRQGLSYHLLQALWFRLVIDLKYLELRSAATTTVAASDGVADRLPPSEAAGPAAVEVSN